In Leucobacter insecticola, one DNA window encodes the following:
- a CDS encoding IS1634 family transposase, whose protein sequence is MSVFVRKVQTKSGATAVQIVTKTGRQVTGIDHIGSAHTDTDLALLTDIARQRIRERERDAGQGEFDFGLAPSPASTALLARAYSRLLYDTLAGVYAQLGFASAVDDAVFRDLVIARIIEPASKLDTIRILDELGLTPPSNTGIHRSLNRAADENYRDQFSKACVEFRGTKQLTLVLYDVTTLFFQVEQEDDYRIPGLSKERRLEPQIVVGLLVDERGFPLQLHSFEGNKAETLTLVPVLDAFRAQHPDVAVSVACDAGMLSAANLLALEDAGYSFIVGSRIAKTPYDIAEFQNDGGILNDGQIFESQQWFGRGETRRQRRVVYQYREKRARLDLRNIEKQVEKARNVVAGTSAVKKGRFLKITDAKKSIDEALVESAKQRAGVKGYVTNLPILTASATTVIDAYHQLFNVEASFRMAKTDLRARPIFHRQREKIEAHLTVVFCAIAVSRHIQEVTGVSIKRFVKVLAPVKDAVIVVEGIEHTIPAAITDEVALLLKGLTVMGGGH, encoded by the coding sequence ATGTCAGTATTCGTTCGGAAAGTTCAGACGAAATCTGGTGCGACCGCGGTTCAGATCGTCACCAAAACGGGGCGACAGGTCACCGGAATCGATCACATCGGGTCCGCGCACACTGACACCGACTTGGCACTCCTGACCGATATCGCGAGACAACGCATCCGTGAACGTGAGCGCGATGCCGGGCAAGGTGAGTTCGACTTCGGTCTTGCCCCGTCTCCCGCGTCGACTGCGCTGCTGGCACGCGCATACTCGCGACTGCTCTACGACACCCTCGCGGGCGTATATGCGCAGCTCGGGTTCGCTTCCGCCGTCGATGACGCCGTGTTCCGTGACCTGGTGATCGCACGCATCATCGAACCCGCCTCAAAGCTCGACACCATCCGAATCCTTGACGAACTCGGGCTCACCCCGCCTTCGAACACAGGCATTCACCGTTCCCTCAATCGTGCTGCCGATGAGAACTATCGTGACCAGTTCTCGAAGGCGTGTGTCGAGTTTCGTGGCACCAAGCAACTCACCCTCGTGTTGTATGACGTTACGACATTGTTCTTCCAGGTTGAACAAGAAGACGACTACCGTATCCCGGGGCTCTCCAAAGAACGCCGGTTGGAACCCCAAATTGTGGTTGGTCTTCTCGTTGATGAGCGGGGGTTCCCCCTGCAATTGCACTCCTTCGAGGGGAACAAAGCAGAGACGCTCACCCTGGTGCCGGTGCTTGACGCGTTCAGAGCACAGCACCCCGACGTGGCAGTAAGTGTGGCGTGTGATGCGGGCATGCTTTCTGCCGCGAACCTCCTCGCGTTAGAGGACGCCGGCTACTCATTCATTGTAGGGTCGAGGATCGCGAAAACTCCATACGATATTGCCGAATTCCAGAACGATGGCGGGATCCTGAACGATGGTCAAATCTTTGAATCACAGCAGTGGTTTGGTCGAGGTGAGACCCGCAGACAACGTCGGGTGGTGTACCAGTATCGCGAGAAGCGTGCCCGTCTCGATCTGCGCAACATTGAGAAGCAAGTCGAGAAGGCCCGCAACGTGGTTGCGGGGACGAGTGCCGTAAAGAAGGGCCGATTCTTGAAGATCACGGATGCCAAGAAGAGTATTGATGAGGCGCTCGTGGAATCAGCGAAGCAGCGAGCCGGGGTGAAGGGGTATGTGACAAATCTGCCGATATTGACAGCCTCAGCAACGACAGTAATTGATGCGTATCATCAGCTCTTCAACGTGGAAGCGTCGTTTCGGATGGCGAAGACTGATCTACGGGCTCGCCCAATTTTTCATCGACAGCGGGAAAAGATCGAGGCGCATCTCACGGTCGTGTTTTGTGCAATCGCGGTATCGCGGCATATCCAGGAAGTCACCGGGGTCTCGATTAAGCGGTTCGTAAAGGTGTTGGCTCCGGTGAAAGACGCGGTGATCGTGGTTGAGGGCATCGAGCACACAATTCCCGCGGCTATCACTGACGAAGTTGCATTGCTACTGAAGGGTCTGACTGTCATGGGTGGTGGTCACTAA
- a CDS encoding ATP-binding protein yields MGVGVLVDALDAQDDTLTVGIPFGERVKLGVDDAYASFSQQKIEGLIRRAGLRYPGAELRSLDRVEERRIDRGVIAELGACGFIARHENVVFQGFTGSGKTYLGSALAKAACQHRYRAHYIRMPDLEEGWLNAIDKPGGKEKFLRKYTAYQMMVVDEWLLDPPSEQARGMLLELFERRYDTAATVFCTQYARKDWHQRLGGDVHADAIMDRIVHRAIWVETGELNMREHAARQV; encoded by the coding sequence ATGGGAGTCGGCGTGCTTGTTGACGCGCTCGACGCGCAAGACGATACCCTCACAGTTGGGATCCCGTTTGGTGAACGAGTGAAACTGGGTGTTGATGACGCGTATGCGTCGTTCAGTCAACAGAAGATCGAAGGCCTCATCCGTCGGGCTGGGCTGCGCTACCCTGGCGCTGAGCTGCGCAGTCTCGACCGTGTCGAGGAACGCCGCATCGATCGGGGCGTGATTGCCGAGTTGGGAGCGTGTGGTTTCATTGCCAGGCACGAGAACGTCGTGTTTCAAGGGTTCACCGGGTCAGGGAAAACGTATCTCGGGTCAGCGCTCGCGAAAGCTGCCTGCCAGCATCGATATCGAGCACACTACATACGGATGCCCGATCTTGAAGAAGGCTGGTTGAACGCGATCGATAAGCCAGGAGGGAAGGAGAAGTTCTTACGGAAGTACACGGCGTATCAGATGATGGTCGTCGACGAGTGGCTACTCGACCCGCCCAGCGAACAGGCTCGGGGGATGCTCCTGGAATTGTTCGAGCGGCGCTACGATACCGCGGCGACCGTGTTTTGCACGCAGTATGCGCGAAAGGACTGGCATCAGCGTTTGGGCGGTGACGTTCACGCGGACGCGATCATGGACCGGATCGTGCATCGCGCTATCTGGGTCGAGACCGGGGAGCTGAATATGCGCGAACACGCCGCCCGGCAGGTGTAA
- the istA gene encoding IS21 family transposase produces MVRKINAKLVLKLRAEGLSIRQIEAQGISGHSVIKVERAAAAEGLSWVTAAGMTESDVYERLFPGRGQHESVYTQPEWGSLHKELAKVGVTLKLLHAEYVDSCQAVGSPFMGYDRFCKTYAQYVRVLGVTSRVGHKAGQTVEVDWSGPTMQLTSPATGETTRVYLFVGCLPFSRYGFVEPTLDMRQDTWLRCHVAMFDGFGGSVPRIVPDNLKTGVIQNPPEGEVVLNEAYRELAAHYSAAVIPARIRHPKDKASVENTVWSVATWVIAQLRHQTFSSLGELRAAIYAQMAAFNQEAFQKRAGSRLRVFQSEEQPLLRPLPQTQYEISQWVYGRRVGRDGHVVWEKNRYSVPYTQVGAFADLRVTDQTLEVFMGSDRIASHLLAPVGMVNEYRTRDGDLPDGPGYREWDAVRIRDWAARIGEHTTTVVNRVFESVPVEEQGLDAALAVLRLTRRYSSARVEHACQIALASRVRSPRYAHLRPILESRQDETGKRPSRFEPVGEQTATNEAPAGYVRGASYYGGESK; encoded by the coding sequence ATGGTACGAAAAATCAACGCAAAATTGGTGCTCAAACTCCGAGCTGAGGGCTTGTCGATACGACAAATCGAGGCCCAAGGTATTTCAGGGCATAGCGTCATCAAGGTCGAACGGGCAGCCGCGGCCGAAGGCCTGTCGTGGGTGACCGCTGCCGGGATGACTGAAAGTGACGTGTACGAGCGGCTCTTCCCCGGGCGCGGTCAGCACGAGAGCGTGTACACGCAACCCGAGTGGGGTTCGTTACACAAGGAACTCGCGAAAGTGGGAGTGACGTTGAAACTCCTCCATGCCGAGTACGTTGATTCCTGCCAAGCTGTGGGAAGCCCGTTCATGGGGTACGACCGGTTCTGCAAGACCTACGCGCAGTACGTTCGCGTTCTCGGGGTAACTTCCCGAGTAGGACACAAGGCTGGACAGACCGTTGAGGTTGACTGGTCGGGGCCCACGATGCAGCTCACGAGCCCGGCAACGGGCGAGACAACCCGAGTGTATTTGTTTGTGGGCTGTCTGCCGTTTAGTCGATATGGGTTCGTGGAGCCCACGCTTGATATGCGACAAGATACGTGGCTTCGCTGCCATGTCGCCATGTTTGACGGGTTTGGTGGGAGTGTCCCTCGGATCGTGCCCGACAACCTGAAGACCGGTGTGATCCAGAATCCTCCCGAGGGGGAGGTGGTGTTGAATGAGGCATACCGTGAACTCGCGGCCCACTATTCGGCGGCAGTGATCCCCGCCCGCATTCGGCACCCCAAAGACAAAGCCAGCGTGGAGAACACGGTGTGGAGCGTCGCGACCTGGGTGATCGCTCAGCTGCGCCACCAGACGTTTTCGTCGTTGGGAGAGTTACGGGCGGCAATCTATGCGCAAATGGCCGCGTTCAACCAGGAAGCGTTCCAGAAACGTGCCGGGTCAAGGCTTCGCGTGTTCCAAAGCGAGGAGCAGCCTCTGCTTCGCCCGCTCCCGCAAACCCAATATGAGATCAGTCAGTGGGTGTATGGGCGCAGAGTGGGCCGCGACGGGCATGTGGTGTGGGAAAAGAACCGTTACTCCGTCCCGTATACGCAGGTCGGAGCGTTCGCTGATCTGCGCGTCACCGACCAAACGCTTGAGGTGTTCATGGGCAGCGACCGAATCGCTTCGCACCTCCTCGCTCCCGTCGGGATGGTGAACGAGTATCGGACCCGCGATGGTGATCTGCCCGACGGGCCAGGCTACCGGGAATGGGATGCCGTCAGGATCCGTGACTGGGCGGCCAGGATCGGCGAGCATACGACAACGGTAGTGAATCGAGTCTTCGAGTCGGTGCCGGTTGAAGAACAGGGCCTGGACGCGGCGTTAGCGGTCCTGCGGCTCACCCGCCGATATTCGTCTGCGCGAGTCGAACACGCCTGCCAGATCGCGCTTGCCAGCCGGGTCCGTTCCCCTCGATATGCGCACCTTCGCCCCATCTTGGAGAGCAGACAAGATGAGACAGGGAAACGTCCCTCCCGGTTCGAACCCGTCGGCGAGCAGACCGCTACAAATGAGGCTCCAGCTGGGTATGTGCGCGGAGCCTCGTATTACGGGGGTGAAAGCAAGTGA
- a CDS encoding AAA family ATPase, with protein sequence MPRPLLIILGGLPAVGKSTVASMLNETGRFSYVRIDSIEQALRTSGEMGPRGVEAAGYIVGYAVASDLLNGGNNVLVECVNPIEITRAAWRKVAETSGAALLEVELYCGDPHTHRQRAESRIVDIPGLRLPDWQAIKAREYEAWNTADLHIDTSTTSPPDAASLILAAAQKSAQP encoded by the coding sequence ATGCCCCGCCCTTTGCTCATCATCCTTGGCGGCCTACCTGCCGTCGGCAAATCCACAGTTGCATCGATGCTCAACGAAACCGGCAGATTCTCCTACGTGCGCATCGATAGCATCGAACAAGCACTCCGCACTTCCGGGGAAATGGGGCCGCGCGGAGTCGAAGCTGCAGGTTACATCGTGGGATACGCGGTCGCTAGCGACCTCCTCAACGGCGGCAATAACGTTCTCGTTGAGTGCGTGAATCCGATAGAAATCACCAGGGCCGCCTGGCGCAAGGTCGCCGAAACATCCGGAGCCGCGCTGCTCGAGGTCGAACTGTATTGCGGCGACCCTCACACGCATCGACAGCGAGCGGAGAGCAGGATCGTAGACATACCCGGGCTGCGGCTTCCCGACTGGCAGGCGATCAAGGCTCGCGAGTACGAAGCTTGGAACACCGCGGACCTTCACATCGACACCAGCACGACTTCCCCACCCGACGCGGCTTCACTCATCCTCGCCGCCGCGCAGAAGTCCGCTCAACCCTAA